Proteins from a single region of Equus asinus isolate D_3611 breed Donkey chromosome 17, EquAss-T2T_v2, whole genome shotgun sequence:
- the LOC123282355 gene encoding cTAGE family member 2-like isoform X1 — MEGLLPAIASAFQLILGHLWGALLVISDSLSQGPGLPAFPWEILVCTVVVALIVKTGHTFTRGKSPGERCSARAEVSGECGENTGPENRAVEALQCPQVEASPLPLRTLCLAAMNTILSTSALQDTVDLLEKALKSLPVKVSRATDEEEHQERARWLQQQKQIEEELPGEILSLQTEEATLQHENTKLEGEIQQLKLKLQILHELHDEEVGPLYRKFFEEERVCSELNKKLLNVCWEMNSTYQLRNLYKKMAEDLAQEVKTCTSYYHKENLFQMQRAKESGRAAVLAERKLEELRRENEHNRQRLAMLEASFQPLPRGSFPPAAPPTVPRGPEVWGIPWAGRTPPGRRMALP; from the coding sequence ATGGAGGGCCTGCTGCCTGCCATCGCGTCCGCTTTCCAGCTGATCTTGGGGCACCTGTGGGGTGCTCTGCTGGTGATTTCGGACAGCTTGAGCCAGGGTCCAGGTCTCCCTGCATTCCCCTGGGAGATCCTGGTAtgtactgtggtggtggctttgATAGTCAAGACAGGACACACTTTCACGAGAGGGAAGTCTCCAGGCGAAAGGTGTTCTGCCCGCGCTGAAGTCAGTGGAGAATGTGGGGAGAATACCGGACCTGAGAACCGAGCCGTGGAAGCCCTTCAGTGCCCTCAGGTGGAGGCCAGTCCTCTTCCGTTACGAACCTTGTGCTTGGCAGCGATGAATACAATCCTGAGCACATCAGCACTTCAGGACACTGtcgaccttctggaaaaggctttGAAGAGCCTGCCTGTTAAAGTCTCCAGAGCAACTGATGAAGAGGAACATCAGGAAAGAGCCAGATGGTtgcagcaacaaaagcaaattgaGGAAGAGCTTCCAGGAGAAATCCTCTCCCTCCAAACCGAGGAAGCAACTTTGCAGCACGAAAACACCAAGCTTGAAGGTGAGATTCAGCAGCTGAAGCTCAAACTTCAAATTCTGCATGAGCTACATGATGAAGAAGTTGGGCCGCTTTACAGAAAattctttgaggaggaaagggtCTGCTCCGAGTTGAACAAGAAGCTCCTCAACGTGTGCTGGGAGATGAACTCCACGTACCAGCTTCGCAACCTCTACAAGAAGATGGCTGAAGACCTGGCCCAAGAAGTGAAGACGTGCACTTCCTACTATCACAAGGAGAACCTCTTCCAGATGCAAAGAGCCAAAGAAAGCGGGAGGGCAGCCGTGTTGGCGGAGAGAAAGCTCGAGGAGCTAAGAAGAGAAAACGAGCACAACAGGCAAAGGCTGGCCATGTTGGAGGCCTCGTTCCAGCCTTTGCCAAGAGGCAgttttcctccagctgctcctcccacggtCCCCAGAGGCCCAGAAGTGTGGGGGATCCCCTGGGCCGGTAGGACCCCCCCAGGAAGGAGGATGGCCCTGCCTTGa